In the genome of Lysobacter sp. BMK333-48F3, the window GCGCCGCTGCGCCGGCCGTCGCGCCGCTGCGTCGGTTCGCGGTGCGGGTCGGCCGGCGCGCGGTGTACGTCGAGGCCGACCGGGTCGAATGGATCCAGGCCGACGGCGACTACGCTCTGCTGCACATCGGCGGGCGCAGTCATCTGTTGCGCGAACCCTTGCATCGGCTGGCCGAGCGCCTGGACCCGCGGCGCTACGTGCGCGTGCACCGCTCGGCGATCGTGCGCGTGGACTGCGTGGCCGAACTGCAGGCGCTGCCCAACCGCGACGCGATCGCACGCCTGCACGACGGCACGCCGTTGCGGGTCAGCCGCACCTACATCGACGCCTTGTTGGCCCGCTTGCGCGACGGCGCCGGCACCGGTTGAGCGGCTGGGCCGGGACGGGTCCACCGGTTCGCCTCAGCGCGCGCACGGTCCATCCCAAATGCGGTGCGGCCGCGAACGCCGGCTCCTACAGTGAAGGCCAGCCTTCCACGGAGCTCCACCGGCATGATCCGCCTGCGCCGCAACCGCCGTTCCCTGGCCGCCTGCCTGCTGGCCGCGACGCTGTCCGCCGTCGTGTCGCCCGTTTGGGCCGACTGCGGCCGGGCGCCCACCGACCCCGCCGCGGTCACCGCCCAGTCCCTGCTCGACGCGCTGGTCGGTCTCAACGGCGTGCCCGGCATGGGCGCGGCGGTGTGGCGCGACGGTGAGTTGGCGTGGACCGGCTGCGCCGGCTGGCGCGATCTCCAGGCCCAGCAGCCGGTGCGCGCCGACACCGTGTTCCGTTTCGCCAGCGTGTCCAAGGCGATCGCCGCGACCGCGGCGGCGAAACTGGCCGAACAGGGCAAGCTCGACCTGGACGCGCCGTTGCAGGCGCGGCTGCCGTGGCTGCCCGCCGCTTGGGCGCCGATGACTCTGCGCCAGGTCGCGGCGCACGTGGCCGGGCTGCCGCACTACCAGGCCGGCGACCAAGGCATCGGCCGCGACGGTCGCCGTTACGCCAGCCAGCGCGAGGCGGTCGGCGTGTTCGCCGGGCGAGCGCTGTTGAGCGCGCCCGGCAGCCGGTACCACTATTCCTCCTATGGCTACACCCTGGTCGGTGCGGCGGTCGAAGACGCCGCCGGCGAACCGTTTCTGGATTACCTCGGCCGCGCGATCGTGCCCGGCCTGAGCATCGACGCCGAGCAGGGCGGCCGCGGCGAACGCGAATCGCAGTTGTACGAACTCGAAGGCGGCGCGGCGCACCGGGTCGAACGGCCGCGCAATCACAGCTACTCCTGGGGCGGCGGCGGCCTCGCCGGCACGCCCGAATCGCTGGCCCGTTTCGGCGGCCGGCTGATGAGCGGGCAGATCCTCGAGCCGGCCAGCTTCGCCGCCCTGCAGCAGCCGCTGCGATTCGACGACGGCCGGCCGGTGCGCGAGCGCGACTACCGGC includes:
- a CDS encoding serine hydrolase domain-containing protein, translated to MIRLRRNRRSLAACLLAATLSAVVSPVWADCGRAPTDPAAVTAQSLLDALVGLNGVPGMGAAVWRDGELAWTGCAGWRDLQAQQPVRADTVFRFASVSKAIAATAAAKLAEQGKLDLDAPLQARLPWLPAAWAPMTLRQVAAHVAGLPHYQAGDQGIGRDGRRYASQREAVGVFAGRALLSAPGSRYHYSSYGYTLVGAAVEDAAGEPFLDYLGRAIVPGLSIDAEQGGRGERESQLYELEGGAAHRVERPRNHSYSWGGGGLAGTPESLARFGGRLMSGQILEPASFAALQQPLRFDDGRPVRERDYRLGLGWRLGTDLDGARIVHHAGITEGARAALVLWPQRAIAASVASNAEWVSSIESTTMMLAAPFQPLPAGLPTAACPLAQRRYRGRLGEQALGGAIRFRLERGRCVGELEADAVLRAHFAKASAWTRPRLQAIALDAGGGLARAALVTPFGLYDLRAQGDGRYLAQLSGDKLLELRL